A part of Vespertiliibacter pulmonis genomic DNA contains:
- a CDS encoding ubiquinone biosynthesis accessory factor UbiJ produces MSSLLQQLMLPQFATAGAESFFNHLLAHSPHLSPILRKLDGKILHIQLNQPTFSSFILFSSQRTDWLSLYEGEPDCSVSLEASALPKLADKAKLTSLINDKTLILQGDIQVLQHFTQLLDQIEKDPAEWLSPFVGDVIAQTTTDFVRNVFYKAKNQVARSSQNMVDNLMVERPVLVHRLEVAHFCDQVELLAQQAVRLEQQFSTLTIVSKKES; encoded by the coding sequence ATGAGCAGTTTGTTACAACAGTTGATGTTGCCACAATTTGCCACAGCGGGGGCAGAGTCATTTTTTAATCATTTATTAGCACATTCGCCACATTTATCCCCTATTTTGCGTAAATTAGATGGGAAGATTTTGCATATTCAGCTTAATCAACCAACCTTTAGCAGCTTTATTCTCTTTAGTTCCCAAAGAACGGATTGGCTTTCTCTTTATGAAGGCGAACCTGATTGTTCGGTCAGCTTAGAAGCCAGTGCGTTACCGAAATTAGCGGATAAAGCGAAATTGACATCATTGATCAATGATAAAACGTTGATATTACAAGGTGATATTCAAGTTTTACAGCATTTTACGCAACTGCTTGATCAAATTGAAAAAGATCCTGCGGAATGGCTTTCCCCTTTTGTTGGTGATGTCATCGCTCAAACCACGACAGATTTTGTTCGTAACGTGTTTTACAAAGCGAAAAACCAAGTGGCTCGAAGTAGCCAAAATATGGTGGATAATTTGATGGTTGAGCGTCCAGTACTTGTTCATCGTTTAGAGGTGGCTCATTTTTGCGATCAAGTGGAATTGCTTGCCCAACAAGCGGTAAGATTAGAGCAACAATTTTCAACATTAACTATAGTGAGCAAAAAAGAGAGTTAG
- the ubiE gene encoding bifunctional demethylmenaquinone methyltransferase/2-methoxy-6-polyprenyl-1,4-benzoquinol methylase UbiE, which produces MNEIEASPAPESETTHFGFKTVAKEEKQQLVANVFHSVADKYDLMNDLLSFGIHRVWKRFTIDCSGVRKGQKVLDLAGGTGDFSAKFSRIVGESGEVVLADINSSMLQVGRDKLRNLGIVGNVNYVQANAESLPFADNTFDCIVISFGLRNVTDKDKALRSMYRVLKPGGRLLVLEFSKPIIDPLSQVYNFYSFNILPKIGETVVNDGESYRYLAESIRMHPKQDELKAMMENAGFESVNYYNLSAGIVALHRGYKF; this is translated from the coding sequence ATGAACGAGATAGAAGCCTCACCCGCTCCTGAATCAGAAACAACCCATTTTGGGTTTAAAACGGTAGCAAAAGAAGAAAAGCAACAGTTAGTGGCTAATGTTTTTCATAGCGTAGCAGACAAGTATGATCTGATGAATGATCTGCTTTCTTTCGGTATTCATCGTGTTTGGAAGCGATTTACAATTGATTGTAGTGGGGTGCGTAAAGGGCAGAAAGTGTTAGATCTTGCTGGGGGAACAGGCGATTTTAGTGCAAAGTTTTCTCGTATTGTAGGCGAGAGTGGAGAGGTTGTTCTTGCTGATATTAATAGCTCAATGTTGCAGGTTGGACGTGATAAATTGCGTAATTTGGGCATAGTAGGCAATGTGAATTACGTGCAAGCTAATGCCGAGAGTTTACCTTTTGCTGACAATACTTTTGATTGTATTGTGATTAGTTTTGGTTTGCGTAATGTAACAGATAAAGATAAAGCATTGCGATCAATGTATAGAGTGTTAAAGCCAGGTGGGCGTTTGTTAGTGTTGGAATTCTCCAAACCTATTATTGATCCATTAAGTCAAGTATATAATTTTTATTCGTTTAATATTCTGCCTAAAATTGGTGAAACTGTGGTTAATGATGGCGAAAGCTACCGCTATTTAGCAGAGTCTATCCGAATGCACCCAAAACAAGATGAGTTGAAAGCAATGATGGAAAATGCGGGGTTTGAAAGTGTGAATTATTATAATTTAAGTGCTGGTATTGTGGCATTACATAGGGGCTATAAATTCTAA
- the ubiB gene encoding ubiquinone biosynthesis regulatory protein kinase UbiB, which yields MTIKNLRRLYHIIHTFLRYGIDEAIPNVPVTRSARLMRKSLFWVKNQYPNEPLGVRLRLALQELGPVWIKLGQMLSTRRDMFSPELADQLALLQDSVTPFEGKLAREIIERALGDKLETWFEDFDEIALASASIAQVHTAKFNQNQPLAGKEVVLKVIRPDIEAVIKDDLALMYRLAGWIPRLSKEGKRLRATEVVREYEKTVLDELDLRKEMANAVRLRANFEGSEMLYVPEMYQAFCHKNVIVMERIYGIPVSNIAELEANGTAMKLLAERGVTVFFTQVFRDSFFHADMHPGNIFVNPKHPENPQYIGIDCGIVGTLNQNDKRYLAESFVAFFNRDYRRVALLHVESGWTPADTDIDAFEQAFREVCEPIFAKPLSEISFGLVLLNLFNVAREFNMQVQPQLVLLQKTLLYIEGLGRQLYPQLDLWQTAKPFLQDWLDEQMGVQSMLRQIQQRLPQFREHFAEFPEAVFQALQQQKQINYRLAEINQSLNSQNNMGLGQAVLLSSIFVGTLWKFDDIPLWLSLPVLLLTLGIGLKKCFIKSLFDVNR from the coding sequence ATGACTATAAAAAACCTCCGCCGTCTTTATCATATTATCCATACTTTTTTACGCTATGGGATAGATGAAGCGATCCCTAATGTGCCTGTTACTCGTTCGGCTCGATTGATGCGGAAATCATTATTTTGGGTAAAAAACCAATATCCAAATGAACCGCTGGGCGTACGTTTACGTTTGGCATTACAAGAACTTGGTCCTGTTTGGATAAAATTGGGTCAAATGCTTTCAACTCGTCGGGATATGTTCTCTCCTGAATTAGCTGATCAACTAGCGTTGCTACAAGACTCCGTTACTCCTTTTGAGGGTAAATTGGCACGGGAAATTATTGAACGAGCCTTAGGTGATAAATTGGAAACGTGGTTTGAAGATTTTGATGAAATAGCTCTTGCTTCAGCTTCGATTGCACAAGTCCATACTGCAAAATTTAATCAAAACCAACCGCTTGCAGGTAAAGAAGTGGTTCTTAAAGTGATACGTCCTGATATTGAAGCAGTGATTAAAGACGATTTGGCTTTAATGTATCGTTTGGCGGGCTGGATTCCTCGTTTATCAAAAGAAGGGAAACGATTACGGGCTACAGAAGTCGTTCGAGAGTATGAAAAAACGGTTTTAGATGAGCTAGATTTGCGTAAAGAAATGGCAAATGCAGTACGTTTACGAGCAAATTTTGAAGGTAGCGAAATGCTATATGTACCAGAAATGTATCAAGCTTTCTGCCATAAAAATGTGATTGTAATGGAACGAATTTATGGTATTCCTGTGTCAAATATCGCAGAACTTGAGGCGAATGGCACAGCAATGAAGTTATTGGCGGAGCGAGGGGTCACGGTATTTTTCACTCAAGTATTCCGTGATAGCTTTTTCCATGCGGATATGCACCCGGGTAATATTTTCGTCAATCCTAAGCATCCTGAAAATCCACAATATATTGGCATTGATTGTGGCATTGTTGGTACACTAAATCAGAATGATAAACGCTATTTAGCTGAAAGTTTTGTCGCGTTCTTTAATCGTGATTATCGCCGAGTTGCATTGCTACACGTAGAGTCTGGTTGGACACCTGCAGATACAGATATTGATGCGTTTGAGCAAGCTTTTCGTGAAGTATGCGAGCCTATTTTTGCTAAACCATTGTCAGAAATTTCGTTTGGGTTAGTCTTACTCAATTTATTTAATGTTGCTCGTGAATTTAATATGCAGGTACAACCCCAATTAGTACTACTGCAAAAAACATTACTTTATATTGAAGGCCTAGGGAGACAACTTTATCCACAATTAGATTTATGGCAAACAGCAAAACCGTTTTTACAAGATTGGCTTGATGAGCAAATGGGAGTGCAGTCGATGTTACGTCAAATTCAGCAACGTTTACCGCAATTTCGTGAGCATTTTGCTGAATTTCCTGAAGCAGTATTCCAAGCATTACAACAGCAAAAGCAAATAAATTACCGCCTTGCTGAAATTAATCAGAGTTTGAATAGCCAAAATAATATGGGGCTAGGGCAAGCGGTATTATTGAGTAGTATTTTTGTTGGGACTCTGTGGAAATTTGATGACATACCATT
- the oadA gene encoding sodium-extruding oxaloacetate decarboxylase subunit alpha, whose product MTPQLPLAKQIKITDVVLRDAHQSLFATRLRLNDMLPIAKELDDIGYWSLEAWGGATFDACIRFLGEDPWIRLRELKKAMPKTPLQMLLRGQNLLGYRHYADDVVDKFVERAIRNGMSVFRVFDAMNDPRNMKQALQAVRSNGGHAQGTLSYTTSPVHSLNTWLELTEQLLEIGIDSLVIKDMSGILTPMEAERLVSAIKQQYDIQLHLHCHSTTGIAEMTQLKAIEAGVDGIDTSISSMSGTYGHPATEAIVATLHNTPYDTGLDIQKLEKIAAYFREVRKKYRQFEGQLRGSDSRILISQVPGGMLTNLESQLKQQNAMDKLDLVLQEIPRVRKDLGYIPLVTPTSQIVGTQSVINVLLGERYKNIANEAAGILKGEYGKTPAPVNAELQAKVLDGKMPITDRPADHLLPEMEKLSAEIQQQAKEKGITLSENVIDDVLIVALFPQIGWKFLENRGNPDAFEPEPTGEVIVEQAVSSKQKSATPKPAEQTASTPLDTAITAPMSGNIWKVLVEEGQKVSKGEALLILEAMKMETQICASQSGIIEQLNVKAGDIVTAGDILITLTL is encoded by the coding sequence ATGACACCTCAACTTCCTTTAGCAAAACAGATCAAAATCACCGACGTTGTACTACGAGATGCCCATCAATCACTTTTTGCTACCCGCTTACGCCTAAATGATATGTTACCTATCGCAAAAGAACTTGATGATATCGGATACTGGTCGCTTGAAGCTTGGGGAGGTGCAACTTTTGATGCCTGTATTCGCTTTCTCGGCGAAGATCCTTGGATTCGTTTAAGAGAGCTAAAAAAAGCAATGCCAAAAACCCCGCTACAAATGTTATTACGAGGGCAGAATTTACTAGGCTATCGCCACTATGCTGATGATGTTGTAGATAAATTTGTAGAACGAGCCATTAGAAATGGAATGTCGGTATTCCGAGTATTTGATGCAATGAATGATCCTCGCAATATGAAACAAGCCTTACAAGCGGTGAGATCTAATGGTGGACACGCACAGGGTACACTAAGCTACACCACAAGCCCCGTTCACTCTCTAAATACTTGGCTAGAATTAACCGAACAACTTCTTGAAATCGGTATAGATTCTCTCGTTATCAAAGATATGTCAGGTATTCTCACACCAATGGAAGCAGAACGCTTAGTCAGTGCAATCAAACAACAATATGATATACAACTTCATTTACACTGCCACTCGACCACTGGTATCGCAGAAATGACACAGCTCAAAGCTATTGAAGCAGGTGTTGATGGTATTGATACCTCTATTTCATCAATGAGTGGAACTTACGGACACCCTGCAACCGAAGCAATAGTCGCCACTTTACACAATACCCCTTACGATACGGGGCTAGATATCCAGAAATTAGAAAAAATTGCTGCCTATTTCCGTGAAGTCCGTAAAAAATACCGCCAATTTGAAGGGCAATTACGGGGTTCTGACAGCCGTATTTTAATTTCTCAAGTCCCAGGCGGTATGCTGACTAACCTTGAAAGCCAGCTAAAACAACAAAATGCGATGGATAAATTAGACCTTGTTTTACAAGAAATTCCACGAGTACGTAAAGATTTAGGCTACATTCCATTAGTTACGCCCACATCACAAATCGTCGGCACACAATCAGTAATCAACGTATTACTTGGAGAGCGTTATAAAAATATTGCAAATGAAGCAGCAGGGATTTTAAAAGGGGAATATGGTAAAACTCCTGCTCCAGTAAATGCTGAGTTACAAGCAAAAGTCCTTGATGGAAAAATGCCAATTACTGATCGCCCTGCTGATCACCTTTTACCTGAAATGGAAAAACTTTCAGCAGAAATTCAACAGCAAGCCAAAGAGAAAGGCATAACCCTATCAGAAAATGTCATCGATGATGTTTTAATTGTCGCTCTTTTCCCGCAAATTGGTTGGAAATTCCTTGAAAATCGGGGAAATCCTGATGCCTTTGAACCAGAACCTACTGGCGAAGTAATAGTAGAACAAGCGGTGAGTTCCAAACAAAAATCTGCAACACCAAAACCAGCAGAACAAACTGCAAGCACACCGCTTGATACGGCAATTACTGCACCAATGTCGGGAAATATTTGGAAAGTATTAGTAGAAGAAGGACAAAAAGTTTCTAAAGGCGAAGCACTGTTAATTTTAGAAGCAATGAAAATGGAGACTCAAATCTGTGCATCTCAGTCGGGTATTATAGA